GAAAATATCTCACCCATGATTAGAGGAAGAGTAGTAAAAATAAACAATAAAGAAGAGCTTGAAAATACAGCTGTTAATCTCTCATATAGAACTAAATTAAAAAATAGCGAAGAGATTGTTCAAGGCAGAGAGTTTAAAGGAGTTTATAACTCAAAAGACTTTTCAAAACCAATAGAAGTAAGTGTTGAAGAAAGATATGCAAACAGAAGAGGAATAAACTTAGGAGATACTCTTGTATTTGATGTTTTAGGATTAAAACTAAAAGCAGTTGTAGTTAATATAAGAACAGTAAACTGGACAGAATTTGTACCAAACTTCTTTTTGATATTACAAAAAGGAGCCATTGATGATGCACCAAAAACTATTTTAGCCACAATATCAACAGGAGATTATGATGCCTCAAGTATGCTTTTAAAACTCACAGATCTTTTTCCAACCTTAACTGTTATAGATGTAAAAAATCTATTTGAAACTTTTACAAGCCTTGTAAAAAATGTCACTAATGTAACTGAGAAGATGAGTTTATATTCTATCATCGTTGGTCTTCTTATGAGTTTTATTATCATTCAATACCAAATGAATTTACAAAAAAACAATATACTAAGACTAAAAATGATTGGAGTAAAAAATAAAACCATCAGAAACTCTTTTTTAATAGAGTTTGGTCTTATCTCTTTTAGTGCAAGTACATTAGGAATAGTTTTAGGAAGCATAGGCTCTTATATTATAAGTACAATACTCTTTGAGTCATACTGGAATTTTAGAGCCGATATACTTTTACTATATTTTTTCTTTATTCCAGCACTAACCATACTAATAGTTAGCTTTTTTACTTCAAAAATGATTCATCAAAAAGAGAACATTCTTTTTGGTGAATAGTAGGAGTTGTTGAAAAACTCAATTTATAGTATTTGTTCTTGCCCAATTCTATATAGTGCAAAATCATATTTTATTGGGTCTTGATTATCGAACTCTTTTAGTTTTTGTGTTAGTAATATTGCAGATTTTAGATCATATGTTTTTCTTTGAAGTAGTCCTAATTTTTGTGATACTTTAAAGGTGTGTGTATCAAGGGGGATTATCAAGTCTTTTTTATCAACTTTTTTCCATAATCCTAAATCTAAGTTATCATCTCTTACCATCCATCTTAAAAACATATTCCATCTTTTATATGGGGCGTTTCCTATTTGTTTGATTTGTAAGTTTTTATCTCTTTTAAATGGGCTTGATACTAAAAAAGTAAAGCCTTGTGAGTTATAGTTTGATACTTCATGGATTTGTTTTATCAATGTATCTAGACCGTCTAAAATGCTGTTTTCTTTTTTATAACCTTGTAAAAAGATATCATTCAAACTATTTGTTTGTTTTAATCTTCTAAATGTTTTAAAGATTGTTTTTACATCAGTACTATTTTGAAACCTATAATAAAACTTATCAAGTTCTTTTTCAATAACTTCTTCTTTTTCATCTAAAAGTTCAAAGTTTAAACTATCTAAAAACTTTACTATTAAAGAGGCTTTTCCATATCCAAAAAGTGCGCATAATAAAATTGTATATTCATCTTTGTATCTACTTGCTACTAAAAGTGGGTCAGGTTTTTCATATGAAAGTTCACAATCGCTATTTCTTGTGCAAACTTCACTATCTAAAAGTTTTTTGATATCTTGCATTATTTTGCCTAAAAAATTTATTTTATATGTAGTAATAAAAAGTAACTATTATTTTTAAAGAAAAACAGATAATTTTATCTATTTTTCTTCTGCTTCTTTAATTTTTTCTTCATTTTTTTTGATATGTATTGCAGACTTTGCCATCAAGTGAGCACTAATTGGCGCTGTTATAAATAAAAACAATGTTATTAAAACTTCATGTAAACTAAGCTCTCCTGTTGTAAATGTAAAATACAATGTTGAGGCTACTAAAACTGCACCTACTCCTAAAGTTGTTGCTTTTGTAGGGGCATGTAATCTTGTAAAGAAATCAGGTAATTTTACTAATCCTATAGAACCAACAAGAGTAAAAAAAGCACCTAAAAAAATAAGTAATGATATGATAAATTCAAACATAAAATCTCCTGTTATTCCATAATATCGCCACGCAACAAATATTTACTAAGCGCAACTGTTCCTACAAATCCCATAACTGCAATTAATAATGCAGCTTCAAAATATAATGTGTTTCCAAGATGTAAACTATATATTATTAAAAGTGCTATTGAATTAATATATAGTGTATCAAGTGAAAGTATTCTATCAGCAACACTTGGACCAACAATCAATCTATATATATTAAATATCATTGCTATTGTAATCATTACAAATGCTATTGGTAATACAAATTCTAACATGATTTAAATACCTCCATCAAAGGTTTTTCATACCTTTTTTTTATCTCTTTTATTGTCTTTTTTTCATCATCAATAACTAAACCATGAATAATTAAGTATTTTCTATCTTCACTTAAATCACAACTAACTGTTCCAGGAGTTAGTGATATAGTACTTGCAAGTGTACTAATACCTAAAGGGTGCTTTATATCAAGAGGTAAATTAAAAAAAGTTGGTTTCAAATTACTATTTGGTCCAATTACTTGTTTTGCAACTGTTAAATTAGCAACAACTATATCATAAATCACAAGAAGTGAAAACTTTAAAAAAGTTAATGGATTTCTAATATAGACTGTTTCTGGCCAAAAACTTGATGTAAACCAAGGAATTAATACAGCCAAAAATGCACCTAATAATATATGCCCAGGTGCAATAGTATTATTTAATAAAAGCCAAATCACTACTAAAATAATACTTAAAATTGGGTGGGGTAAAATTCTATTTTTATTTTTCATTTTATTACCTCTTCAATATTGATTACAGTTGTTATATACTTACTTGTATCAAATAGATTTGCTGCTATTGTATTTGTAAATTCTGTAATTGGGTTTGCAAATATTACTAATAATGGAGCAAATAAAAATAAAAAGAATATTGAAGCTAAAGTTGATTTTGATAGCTTGTACTCATCTAAAGGCTCTACATCTAAAGTTGTATCATAAAATATTGCTGAACCACTTTTTGATAAAGCTATAATAATCAATAAACTACTAATAAGAACTACTGATAAAATTATTGCTGTATGTGTATGTTCTAAAGAAGCTGATAAAATCATTATTTTTCCAAAGAATCCTGATAAAGGTGGTAATCCAGCAACTGCAACTGCAAATATAAAAAATAATGCACCAATAATAATTGCTTCTTTAAATATTGGCATTTGTTTATCAAAATATCCTGTAGTTCTAGCTTTTAGTATTACATCTGCAACTAAGAAAAATCCAGCTGCAAGAAAAGTTGAATGAATCATATAATAAATTGCTCCACCCAAAGCATCTTGAGAATTAATTCCAATTGCTATTAATAAAATACTAACAGAAGTCAATACTAAATATGCAACTTGATTTCTAATCTCTTTTGAAGCTAGGACAC
The window above is part of the Malaciobacter marinus genome. Proteins encoded here:
- a CDS encoding K+/H+ antiporter subunit F, which codes for MLEFVLPIAFVMITIAMIFNIYRLIVGPSVADRILSLDTLYINSIALLIIYSLHLGNTLYFEAALLIAVMGFVGTVALSKYLLRGDIME
- a CDS encoding Na+/H+ antiporter subunit G produces the protein MFEFIISLLIFLGAFFTLVGSIGLVKLPDFFTRLHAPTKATTLGVGAVLVASTLYFTFTTGELSLHEVLITLFLFITAPISAHLMAKSAIHIKKNEEKIKEAEEK
- a CDS encoding Na+/H+ antiporter subunit E translates to MKNKNRILPHPILSIILVVIWLLLNNTIAPGHILLGAFLAVLIPWFTSSFWPETVYIRNPLTFLKFSLLVIYDIVVANLTVAKQVIGPNSNLKPTFFNLPLDIKHPLGISTLASTISLTPGTVSCDLSEDRKYLIIHGLVIDDEKKTIKEIKKRYEKPLMEVFKSC
- a CDS encoding TIGR02757 family protein; amino-acid sequence: MQDIKKLLDSEVCTRNSDCELSYEKPDPLLVASRYKDEYTILLCALFGYGKASLIVKFLDSLNFELLDEKEEVIEKELDKFYYRFQNSTDVKTIFKTFRRLKQTNSLNDIFLQGYKKENSILDGLDTLIKQIHEVSNYNSQGFTFLVSSPFKRDKNLQIKQIGNAPYKRWNMFLRWMVRDDNLDLGLWKKVDKKDLIIPLDTHTFKVSQKLGLLQRKTYDLKSAILLTQKLKEFDNQDPIKYDFALYRIGQEQIL